One segment of Phaeacidiphilus oryzae TH49 DNA contains the following:
- a CDS encoding cobalamin biosynthesis protein, with amino-acid sequence MDRLLLGAPLGYALDAVIGDPRRGHPVAAFGRAATRLEHRLYADRRAAGVLFTAVSTGTVAAGALLAERALRRRPPAGTALAGAAAWAVLGGATLVREARAIDGLLAGGDLAAARARLPHLCGRDPHGLDEAGIARAVVESVAENTADAVVNALVWGALAGAPGLLAFRAVNTLDAMVGHRSPRYERFGWASARLDDLAGWPGARLTALLTAAAAGPGARRRALRVWRRDGGAHPSPNAGQAESAFAGALGVRLGGELAYGERVERRPVLGAELRAPERADIERACVLSRRVGALALGTALVGRAAVRAGARAGARAVGRRAVRTGARR; translated from the coding sequence GTGGACCGACTCCTTCTCGGGGCGCCGCTCGGCTACGCCCTGGACGCGGTGATCGGCGACCCGCGCCGCGGCCACCCGGTGGCGGCCTTCGGACGCGCCGCCACCCGCCTCGAACACCGTCTCTACGCCGACCGCCGGGCTGCCGGCGTGCTCTTCACCGCCGTCTCCACCGGCACCGTGGCGGCGGGGGCGCTGCTCGCGGAGCGCGCGCTGCGCCGCCGGCCCCCGGCCGGGACCGCCCTCGCCGGGGCCGCCGCCTGGGCGGTGCTCGGCGGCGCGACCCTGGTACGGGAGGCGCGGGCGATCGACGGGCTGCTGGCGGGGGGCGACCTCGCGGCGGCCAGGGCGCGGCTGCCCCATCTCTGCGGGCGGGATCCGCACGGGCTGGACGAGGCGGGGATCGCTCGCGCGGTCGTCGAGTCGGTGGCCGAGAACACCGCGGACGCGGTGGTGAACGCGCTGGTGTGGGGCGCTCTGGCGGGCGCACCCGGGCTGCTCGCCTTCCGGGCCGTCAACACCCTGGACGCGATGGTGGGCCACCGCTCCCCCAGGTACGAGCGGTTCGGCTGGGCCTCCGCCCGGCTGGACGACCTCGCCGGCTGGCCGGGGGCGCGGCTGACCGCACTCCTCACGGCCGCCGCGGCCGGGCCGGGCGCGCGGCGGCGCGCGCTGCGGGTCTGGCGGCGGGACGGGGGCGCCCACCCGAGCCCGAACGCCGGACAGGCCGAGTCGGCCTTCGCGGGAGCGCTGGGGGTGCGCCTCGGGGGCGAGTTGGCGTACGGGGAGAGGGTCGAGCGGCGACCCGTGCTCGGCGCCGAGTTGCGTGCGCCGGAGCGCGCGGACATCGAGCGTGCCTGTGTGCTGTCGCGGCGGGTGGGGGCGCTGGCGCTGGGGACGGCGCTGGTCGGCCGTGCTGCCGTGCGGGCGGGAGCGCGGGCCGGAGCGCGGGCCGTCGGCCGGCGGGCCGTGCGGACGGGGGCCCGCCGATGA
- the cobN gene encoding cobaltochelatase subunit CobN codes for MSTADTDLLAARASGADYRIGNPSRVDAEEDLPGLLDGAEVVVVRLLGGRRAWEDGLAAIAASGLPAVLLGGESVPDAELMGMSTVPAGVVAEALGYLVEGGPANLRELARFLGDTVLMRGEGFEPARAMPAYGVHGSYAVAEGRPTVGVLFYRAHELSGNTGFVDVLCAAIAERGANPLPVYCGSLRGAEPGLYELLGRCDALVTTVLAAGGSVAAEASAGGEEEAWDVGALAELDVPVLQGLCLTSSRAAWEASDAALSPMDAAMQVAIPEFDGRIVTVPFSFKEMGEGDVPVYVADPERAARVAGIAVRHAALAHKENAEKRIALVFTAYPTKHSRVGNAVGLDTPVSAVRLLEALREAGYVTGELPETGDELIHRLIAAGGHDVEWLTEEQLAAAPARVPLKDYQEWFGRLDPELRDGVLEKWGPAPGELYVDGDEIVLAALRFGNVMVMIQPPRGFGENPIAIYHDPDLPPSHHYLAAYRWLENSFGADAIVHMGKHGTMEWLPGKGLGLSRGCAPDAVLGELPLVYPFIVNDPGEGTQAKRRGHATVVDHLVPPMARADTYGDLAKLEQLLDEYALVSDLDPTKAPAVRAQIWTLVKAAELHHDLHVDEQPEADEFDSFVMHIDGYLCEIKDVQIRDGLHVLGGGPVGEARVNLVLAVLRSAQVWGGQAAALPGLRAVLAARFGLSEKALLAEPGAAVEVSGELRSLVEGPARTGSDAIDLLERLCRRIAEAMEEDGWAAEAVGPTLSRIFGQVGVPEGAAPVVEFACREVVPRLARTTDEIGHVLRALRGGYVPAGPSGSPTRGLVNVLPTGRNFYSVDPKAIPSRLSWEVGQSLADSLIARYRADNGGEYPRSVGLTVWGTSCMRTQGDDIAEILALLGCRPVWDDASRRVTGFEVVSIEELGRPRVDVTMRISGFFRDAFPHVIALVDDAVRAVAALDEPEERNYVRAHVEADVLEHGDRRRASSRIFGSKPGAYGAGLLPLIDARNWRSDADLAEVYAVWGGYAYGRGLDGAAARGDMERAFRRIAVAAKNVDTREHDIADADDYFQYHGGMVAMVRHLTGDSPEAYVGDSAVPDQVKTRTLGEETHRVFRARVVNPRWMAAMRRHGYKGAFEMAATVDYLFGYDATAGVVDDWMYEKLAAEYVFDAENQEFMRKSNPWALRGITERLLEAADRRLWSEPDQETLNRLRAAYLELEGDLEGDE; via the coding sequence CTGTCGACGGCGGACACGGATCTGCTGGCGGCCAGGGCGTCCGGGGCGGACTACCGCATCGGCAACCCCTCCCGGGTGGACGCCGAGGAGGACCTGCCGGGGCTGCTGGACGGCGCCGAGGTGGTCGTCGTACGGCTGCTCGGCGGGCGGCGTGCCTGGGAGGACGGGCTGGCGGCGATCGCCGCCTCCGGGCTGCCGGCGGTGCTGCTGGGCGGCGAGTCGGTGCCGGACGCCGAGCTGATGGGGATGTCCACGGTGCCGGCCGGGGTGGTCGCGGAGGCGCTGGGCTACCTGGTCGAGGGCGGCCCGGCGAACCTGCGGGAGCTGGCCCGGTTCCTCGGCGACACGGTGCTGATGCGGGGCGAGGGCTTCGAGCCGGCCCGCGCGATGCCGGCCTACGGGGTGCACGGGTCGTACGCGGTGGCGGAGGGCCGGCCGACGGTCGGGGTGCTCTTCTACCGGGCGCACGAGCTCTCCGGGAACACCGGGTTCGTGGACGTGCTGTGCGCGGCGATCGCCGAGCGGGGCGCCAACCCCCTTCCGGTGTACTGCGGTTCGCTGCGCGGGGCCGAGCCGGGGCTGTACGAGCTGCTGGGCCGGTGCGACGCCCTCGTCACCACCGTGCTGGCCGCCGGGGGTTCGGTGGCGGCCGAGGCCTCGGCGGGGGGCGAGGAGGAGGCCTGGGACGTCGGCGCGCTGGCCGAGTTGGACGTTCCGGTGCTGCAGGGGCTCTGCCTGACCTCCAGCCGTGCCGCCTGGGAGGCCTCGGACGCGGCGCTCTCGCCGATGGACGCGGCGATGCAGGTGGCCATCCCGGAGTTCGACGGGCGGATCGTCACCGTGCCGTTCTCCTTCAAGGAGATGGGCGAGGGGGACGTCCCGGTGTACGTGGCCGACCCGGAGCGGGCCGCCCGGGTGGCCGGGATCGCCGTGCGGCATGCGGCGCTGGCGCACAAGGAGAACGCGGAGAAGCGGATCGCGCTGGTCTTCACCGCGTACCCGACCAAGCACTCGCGGGTCGGCAACGCGGTGGGCCTGGACACCCCCGTCTCGGCGGTGCGGCTGCTGGAGGCGCTGCGCGAGGCCGGCTATGTCACCGGTGAACTGCCGGAGACCGGCGACGAGTTGATCCACCGGCTGATCGCGGCCGGCGGGCACGACGTGGAGTGGCTGACCGAGGAGCAGCTGGCCGCCGCGCCGGCCCGGGTGCCGCTGAAGGACTACCAGGAGTGGTTCGGCCGGCTGGACCCCGAACTGCGGGACGGCGTACTGGAGAAGTGGGGCCCGGCGCCCGGCGAGCTGTACGTGGACGGGGACGAGATCGTCCTCGCGGCGCTGCGGTTCGGCAACGTGATGGTGATGATCCAGCCGCCGCGCGGCTTCGGGGAGAACCCGATCGCGATCTACCACGACCCCGACCTGCCGCCCTCCCACCACTATCTGGCGGCCTACCGCTGGCTGGAGAACTCCTTCGGCGCGGACGCGATCGTTCACATGGGCAAGCACGGGACGATGGAGTGGCTGCCGGGCAAGGGCCTCGGGCTGTCGCGCGGCTGCGCGCCGGACGCGGTGCTGGGCGAACTGCCGCTGGTCTACCCGTTCATCGTCAACGACCCCGGTGAGGGGACGCAGGCCAAGCGGCGCGGGCACGCGACCGTGGTGGACCACCTGGTGCCGCCGATGGCCCGGGCCGACACCTACGGGGACCTGGCCAAGCTGGAGCAACTCCTCGACGAGTACGCCCTGGTGAGCGATCTGGACCCGACGAAGGCCCCGGCCGTGCGGGCGCAGATCTGGACCCTGGTGAAGGCCGCCGAGCTCCACCACGACCTCCATGTGGACGAGCAGCCGGAGGCGGACGAGTTCGACTCCTTCGTGATGCACATCGACGGCTACCTCTGCGAGATCAAGGACGTGCAGATCCGGGACGGGCTGCATGTGCTGGGCGGGGGGCCGGTCGGCGAGGCGCGGGTCAACCTGGTGCTGGCGGTGCTGCGGTCGGCGCAGGTGTGGGGCGGGCAGGCGGCCGCGCTGCCGGGGCTGCGGGCGGTGCTCGCGGCCAGGTTCGGGCTGAGCGAGAAGGCGCTGCTCGCCGAGCCCGGGGCGGCGGTGGAGGTCTCCGGGGAGCTGCGGTCGCTGGTGGAGGGTCCGGCGCGGACCGGCTCCGACGCGATCGACCTACTGGAGCGGCTGTGCCGGCGGATCGCGGAGGCGATGGAGGAGGACGGCTGGGCGGCGGAGGCCGTCGGGCCCACCCTGTCCCGGATCTTCGGACAGGTCGGGGTGCCCGAAGGGGCCGCGCCCGTGGTGGAGTTCGCCTGCCGGGAGGTGGTGCCGCGGCTGGCGCGGACCACGGACGAGATCGGGCACGTGCTGCGCGCGCTGCGCGGCGGGTACGTCCCGGCGGGGCCGTCCGGCTCGCCGACCCGGGGGCTGGTGAACGTGCTGCCGACCGGGCGGAACTTCTACTCGGTCGACCCCAAGGCGATTCCCTCCCGGCTGAGTTGGGAGGTCGGGCAGTCGCTGGCGGACTCGCTGATCGCCCGCTACCGGGCGGACAACGGCGGGGAGTACCCGCGCTCGGTGGGCCTGACGGTGTGGGGCACCTCCTGCATGCGGACGCAGGGCGACGACATCGCGGAGATCCTGGCGCTGCTGGGCTGCCGGCCGGTGTGGGACGACGCCTCGCGGCGGGTGACCGGCTTCGAGGTGGTGTCGATCGAGGAGCTCGGGCGCCCCCGGGTCGATGTGACGATGCGCATCTCCGGCTTCTTCCGGGACGCCTTCCCGCATGTGATCGCGCTGGTGGACGACGCGGTGCGGGCGGTGGCCGCGCTGGACGAGCCGGAGGAGCGGAACTACGTCCGGGCCCATGTCGAGGCGGACGTCCTCGAACACGGCGACCGGCGGCGGGCGAGCTCCCGGATCTTCGGCTCCAAGCCGGGCGCGTACGGCGCCGGCCTGCTCCCGCTGATCGACGCCCGCAACTGGCGCTCGGACGCGGACCTCGCCGAGGTCTACGCGGTCTGGGGCGGCTATGCGTACGGGCGCGGGCTGGACGGCGCGGCGGCACGCGGGGACATGGAGCGGGCGTTCCGGCGGATCGCGGTGGCGGCGAAGAATGTCGACACACGCGAACATGACATCGCCGATGCCGACGACTACTTCCAGTACCACGGCGGGATGGTGGCGATGGTCCGCCATCTGACGGGGGACTCGCCGGAGGCGTACGTCGGCGACTCGGCCGTACCGGACCAGGTGAAGACGCGCACGCTGGGCGAGGAGACCCACCGGGTCTTCCGCGCCCGGGTGGTCAACCCCCGCTGGATGGCCGCCATGCGGCGGCACGGCTACAAGGGTGCCTTCGAGATGGCCGCGACCGTCGACTACCTGTTCGGCTATGACGCCACCGCGGGGGTGGTCGATGACTGGATGTACGAGAAGCTGGCGGCGGAGTACGTCTTCGACGCCGAGAACCAGGAGTTCATGCGCAAGTCCAACCCCTGGGCGCTGCGCGGCATCACAGAACGCCTCCTGGAGGCCGCCGACCGGCGGCTGTGGTCCGAACCGGATCAGGAGACCCTGAACCGGCTGCGTGCCGCCTATCTCGAGCTCGAAGGCGACCTGGAGGGCGACGAGTGA
- a CDS encoding NAD(P)/FAD-dependent oxidoreductase, with product MSKVINGGVSYWFSSIGLPRPRPALDGSAEADVCIVGGGFTGLWTAYYLRKADPGLRITVLERRFCGFGASGRNGGWLYNGFAGRGVFAKRYGRAAAGDLQRAMDGTVDEVIRAAREESIEADIRKGGVLEVARTPAQLARLRSFAQEEYGYGDRERLVLDAAGTRERIAVEGALGGTWTPHGARIQPAKLVTGLARTVERMGVRIHESTPVERILPAQGQPDGKARAVTPYGTVSARYVLRLTEGFTADLAGERRTWLPMNSSIVLTEPLPESFWAEAGWGESGTVLGDFAHAYMYAQRTADDRIALGGRGVPYRYGSRTDHDGTTRERAVRQLRGIVRDFFPALGARAADVPLSHTWSGVLGVPRDWCTTVQLDRASGLGAAGGYVGSGVATTNLAARTLRDLVLRAEGQGGDTELTALPWVDHAVRRWEPEPLRWIGVQGMYAAYHAADRAEAAGRGERTSTIARIADLVSGR from the coding sequence GTGAGCAAAGTGATCAACGGCGGCGTGTCGTACTGGTTCTCCTCGATCGGGCTGCCCAGGCCCCGGCCGGCCCTGGACGGTTCGGCCGAGGCCGACGTGTGCATCGTCGGCGGCGGCTTCACCGGGCTGTGGACCGCGTACTACCTGCGCAAGGCCGATCCGGGGCTGCGGATCACCGTGCTGGAGCGGCGGTTCTGCGGCTTCGGCGCCTCGGGCCGGAACGGCGGCTGGCTCTACAACGGCTTCGCCGGCCGCGGGGTCTTCGCCAAGCGGTACGGCCGGGCCGCCGCCGGTGATCTGCAGCGGGCCATGGACGGCACGGTGGACGAGGTGATCCGGGCAGCCCGCGAGGAGTCGATCGAGGCCGACATCCGCAAGGGCGGGGTACTCGAAGTCGCCCGCACCCCGGCCCAGTTGGCCCGCCTCCGGTCGTTCGCCCAGGAGGAGTACGGCTACGGCGACCGGGAGCGGCTGGTGCTGGACGCCGCCGGGACCCGGGAGCGGATCGCGGTCGAGGGCGCCCTCGGCGGGACCTGGACCCCGCACGGCGCCCGGATCCAGCCCGCCAAGCTGGTCACCGGACTGGCCCGGACGGTGGAGCGGATGGGGGTGCGGATCCACGAGTCCACCCCGGTGGAGCGGATCCTGCCGGCCCAGGGGCAGCCGGACGGGAAGGCCCGCGCGGTCACCCCCTACGGCACCGTCTCGGCCCGCTACGTGCTGCGGCTGACGGAGGGGTTCACCGCGGACCTGGCCGGGGAGCGGCGGACGTGGCTGCCGATGAACTCCTCGATCGTGCTGACCGAGCCGCTGCCGGAGTCCTTCTGGGCGGAGGCCGGCTGGGGCGAGTCCGGCACCGTGCTGGGCGACTTCGCCCACGCGTACATGTACGCCCAGCGGACCGCGGACGACCGGATCGCGCTGGGCGGCCGGGGCGTCCCCTACCGCTACGGCTCACGGACCGACCACGACGGGACCACCCGGGAGCGGGCGGTGCGCCAGCTGCGCGGGATCGTCCGCGACTTCTTCCCGGCGCTGGGCGCGCGGGCCGCGGACGTGCCGCTCAGCCACACCTGGTCGGGGGTGCTCGGGGTGCCCCGGGACTGGTGCACCACGGTGCAGCTGGACCGGGCGAGCGGGCTCGGCGCGGCCGGCGGCTACGTCGGCTCGGGGGTGGCCACCACCAACCTGGCCGCCCGGACCCTCCGCGACCTGGTGCTGCGCGCCGAGGGGCAGGGCGGGGACACCGAGCTGACCGCGCTGCCCTGGGTGGACCACGCGGTGCGCCGCTGGGAGCCGGAGCCGCTGCGCTGGATCGGCGTGCAGGGGATGTACGCGGCGTACCACGCGGCGGACCGGGCCGAGGCCGCCGGGCGCGGGGAGCGGACCAGCACCATCGCCCGGATCGCGGACCTCGTCTCGGGCCGCTGA
- a CDS encoding type I glutamate--ammonia ligase — MGPVVFESGDHRAREADARTAAARLVAEEVHGVALVWVDNAGLQRVKTVPTARLPEACAWGVGMSPVFDTYLVDDSATRGRHLGGPSGDLRLFPDLDRLTVLAGQPGWAWAPVDRRRQDGLPHPACQRRFAARMVEAAAEAGLELRAGFETEWIVTRGQEGDGGPPFAYPTDGPAYGMHRVTDLSDYLADLLRAFRAQEMTVLQLHPEYSPGQFELSLAPEDPVGAADTAVLVRDTVRAVSARHGLRASFAPVFEPGGVGNGGHLHLSLWQEGRNLSAGGPGRHGLTAEAEAFLAGVLAELPALLAVGAPTPASYLRLVPSHWAGAFSCWGLENREAALRLVTGSTGEEARAANAELKCVDQAANPYLLVGAVIAAGLAGLRGKAELPPEVDGDPAALPEDRRPARLPVSLDESLAAFRGSRVLAEALGEVLHDTVAAVRAAEIELFAGRGPEETAAATRWRY, encoded by the coding sequence ATGGGGCCCGTGGTATTCGAGAGCGGGGACCACCGCGCGCGTGAAGCCGATGCTCGTACCGCCGCCGCGCGACTCGTCGCGGAGGAGGTCCACGGCGTCGCCCTGGTCTGGGTGGACAACGCCGGACTGCAACGGGTGAAGACCGTGCCGACCGCGCGCCTCCCGGAGGCCTGCGCCTGGGGCGTGGGGATGTCCCCGGTCTTCGACACCTACCTGGTCGACGACTCCGCGACCCGCGGCCGCCACCTCGGCGGGCCCTCCGGCGACCTGCGGCTCTTCCCCGATCTGGACCGCCTCACCGTCCTCGCCGGCCAACCGGGCTGGGCCTGGGCGCCGGTCGACCGCCGGCGCCAGGACGGTCTGCCGCACCCCGCCTGCCAGCGGCGGTTCGCGGCCCGGATGGTGGAGGCCGCGGCCGAGGCCGGCCTGGAACTGCGCGCGGGCTTCGAGACCGAGTGGATCGTCACCAGGGGGCAGGAGGGCGACGGCGGGCCGCCGTTCGCGTACCCCACCGACGGACCCGCCTACGGGATGCACCGGGTCACCGACCTCTCGGACTACCTCGCCGACCTCCTCCGCGCCTTCCGCGCCCAGGAGATGACGGTCCTTCAGCTGCACCCGGAGTACTCGCCCGGCCAGTTCGAACTCTCCCTCGCGCCGGAGGACCCGGTCGGCGCCGCCGACACCGCCGTACTGGTCCGGGACACCGTGCGGGCCGTCTCGGCCCGGCACGGGCTGCGCGCCTCCTTCGCCCCGGTCTTCGAGCCCGGCGGGGTCGGCAACGGCGGCCACCTCCACCTCAGCCTGTGGCAGGAGGGCCGCAACCTCTCCGCCGGCGGCCCCGGCCGGCACGGGCTCACCGCGGAGGCCGAGGCCTTCCTCGCCGGGGTGCTGGCCGAACTGCCCGCCCTCCTCGCCGTCGGCGCGCCCACCCCCGCCAGCTACCTCCGGCTGGTCCCCTCGCACTGGGCCGGCGCCTTCTCCTGCTGGGGGCTGGAGAACCGGGAGGCCGCGCTGCGGCTGGTCACCGGCAGCACCGGCGAGGAGGCCCGGGCCGCCAACGCCGAACTCAAGTGCGTGGACCAGGCGGCCAATCCGTACCTCCTGGTCGGCGCCGTGATCGCGGCGGGCCTGGCCGGGCTGCGGGGGAAGGCCGAGCTGCCGCCGGAGGTGGACGGCGATCCGGCCGCGCTGCCCGAGGACCGGCGCCCGGCCCGGCTGCCGGTCTCGCTCGACGAGTCGCTGGCCGCGTTCCGCGGTTCCCGGGTCCTCGCGGAGGCGCTCGGCGAGGTGCTCCACGACACGGTGGCCGCCGTCCGCGCCGCCGAGATCGAGCTGTTCGCCGGCCGCGGTCCGGAGGAGACCGCGGCGGCGACCCGCTGGAGATACTGA
- a CDS encoding alpha/beta hydrolase, with amino-acid sequence MADGTSTAEAGCAMRWGKTAVLATASAVGAGAVAAVLAGRAVSDLSVRQRGGDPAAADGLRVHATAAGRVALTRTEDTQRPGRYGLEWPDPGDGVDPGLTGHAVVGDLLETTAQTSVRRLERVDRGELAIGARATLTPRVHTGTPDSAFGLEYSDTAVRGELGPMPAWYVPGLREPWVIAVHGLGADREQVLPVLPVFSRISVPVLAITYRNDPGAPRSPDGLGHFGSTEWRDVEAAIRLAVDSGATRIVLYGWSLGAAMVLQAAAESSWKDLVRGVVLDSAVLDWRATAQAVSRRRGVPGPLAELGVLAAEGRAGVDQRVFDRLGEGVNAPILALHSPDDPIAPIAPVRRLVGRHHDQAVLNEFPHGAHAALWNVDQDGYETALSRFFTPLV; translated from the coding sequence ATGGCTGACGGAACATCGACGGCGGAAGCGGGGTGCGCGATGCGGTGGGGCAAGACAGCGGTGCTGGCGACGGCTTCGGCGGTGGGCGCCGGGGCGGTCGCCGCGGTGCTCGCCGGTCGTGCCGTCTCGGACCTCTCGGTCCGCCAGCGCGGCGGCGACCCGGCGGCGGCCGACGGGCTGCGGGTGCACGCCACCGCGGCCGGGCGGGTGGCCCTGACCCGCACCGAGGACACCCAGCGCCCCGGCCGCTACGGCCTGGAGTGGCCGGACCCCGGGGACGGCGTGGATCCCGGCCTGACCGGCCACGCGGTCGTCGGCGACCTGCTGGAGACCACCGCGCAGACCTCCGTCCGCCGGCTGGAGCGGGTGGACCGCGGGGAGCTGGCGATCGGCGCCCGGGCCACCCTGACGCCCCGGGTGCACACCGGCACCCCCGACTCCGCCTTCGGCCTGGAGTACTCCGACACCGCCGTCCGCGGTGAGCTGGGCCCGATGCCCGCCTGGTACGTGCCGGGGCTGCGGGAGCCGTGGGTGATCGCGGTGCACGGGCTCGGCGCCGACCGCGAGCAGGTGCTGCCGGTGCTGCCGGTGTTCTCCCGGATCAGCGTCCCGGTGCTGGCGATCACCTATCGCAACGACCCCGGGGCGCCCCGCTCGCCGGACGGCCTCGGGCACTTCGGCAGCACCGAGTGGCGGGACGTCGAGGCGGCGATCCGGCTGGCGGTGGACAGCGGGGCCACCCGGATCGTCCTCTACGGCTGGTCGCTGGGGGCCGCGATGGTCCTCCAGGCGGCGGCCGAGTCCTCCTGGAAGGACCTCGTCCGGGGCGTCGTGCTGGACTCGGCGGTGCTGGACTGGAGGGCCACCGCGCAGGCCGTCAGCCGCCGCCGGGGCGTCCCGGGGCCGCTGGCCGAGCTCGGGGTGCTGGCCGCCGAGGGGAGGGCCGGAGTCGACCAGCGGGTCTTCGACCGGCTCGGGGAGGGCGTCAACGCGCCGATCCTGGCGCTGCACAGCCCGGACGACCCGATCGCGCCGATCGCCCCCGTCCGGCGGCTGGTCGGCCGGCACCACGACCAGGCCGTGCTGAACGAGTTCCCGCACGGGGCGCACGCGGCGCTGTGGAACGTCGACCAGGACGGCTACGAGACGGCGCTGAGCAGGTTCTTCACCCCGCTGGTCTGA
- a CDS encoding cobyric acid synthase, which produces MSGALLVAGTTSDAGKSVVTAGICRWLSRQGVRVAPFKAQNMSLNSFVTLDGAEIGRAQAMQAAACRIEPSAAMNPVLLKPGGDGRSQVVLRGRAVAEVSALDYRERKPALLEAALECLAELRAGYEVVVCEGAGSPAEINLRSGDIANMGLATAAGLPVVVVGDIDRGGVFAAMYGTQALLSAEDQAQLAGWVVNKFRGDARLLEPGLEMLRGLTGRPVLGVLPMLNGLWLDAEDSLALDARPGVLSGGAPVGREVLDVAVLRLPRLSNFTDVDALAQEPGVLVRFVTRPEELAGADALVLPGTRATVADLEWLRGRRLDRAVGAFAASGRSVLGVCGGYQMLGREISDRVESKAGDVPGLGLLPLRFDFAREKTLARPSGTVDGRPVLGYEIHHGVAEVEGGEPFIVDPRHGRPEDGCRVGSVWGTTWHGLLENDGFRRDWLRQAASAAGRDFRPAPDVSFAARREEQLDRLGDLVGEHMDTKALLRLIEDGVPRGLPFVPPGAPA; this is translated from the coding sequence ATGAGCGGGGCGCTGCTGGTGGCGGGGACCACCTCGGACGCGGGCAAGAGCGTGGTGACCGCCGGGATCTGCCGCTGGCTCAGCCGGCAGGGCGTGCGGGTGGCGCCCTTCAAGGCGCAGAACATGTCGCTGAACTCCTTCGTCACCCTGGACGGCGCCGAGATCGGCCGCGCCCAGGCGATGCAGGCGGCGGCCTGCCGGATCGAGCCGTCCGCGGCGATGAACCCGGTACTGCTCAAGCCGGGTGGGGACGGCCGCAGCCAGGTGGTGCTGCGCGGCCGGGCGGTCGCCGAGGTCAGCGCGCTGGACTACCGGGAGCGCAAGCCCGCGCTGCTGGAGGCCGCCCTGGAGTGCCTGGCCGAACTGCGGGCCGGGTACGAGGTGGTGGTCTGCGAGGGGGCCGGCTCCCCCGCCGAGATCAACCTCCGCTCCGGGGACATCGCCAACATGGGGCTGGCCACCGCGGCCGGCCTGCCGGTGGTGGTGGTCGGGGACATCGACCGGGGCGGGGTCTTCGCGGCGATGTACGGCACGCAGGCCCTGCTGAGCGCGGAGGACCAGGCCCAGCTGGCGGGCTGGGTGGTCAACAAGTTCCGCGGCGACGCCCGGCTGCTGGAACCCGGACTGGAGATGCTGCGCGGGCTCACCGGCCGTCCGGTGCTCGGCGTCCTGCCGATGCTGAACGGGCTGTGGCTGGACGCCGAGGACTCGCTGGCGCTGGACGCCCGCCCGGGCGTCCTCAGCGGCGGCGCCCCGGTCGGGCGGGAGGTGCTGGACGTGGCCGTGCTGCGGCTGCCCCGGCTCTCCAACTTCACCGACGTGGACGCGCTGGCCCAGGAGCCGGGCGTGCTGGTGCGGTTCGTGACCCGGCCCGAGGAGCTGGCCGGGGCGGACGCCCTGGTGCTGCCCGGGACCAGGGCCACCGTCGCCGACCTGGAATGGCTGAGGGGGCGTCGGCTCGACCGCGCGGTGGGCGCCTTCGCCGCCTCCGGGCGCTCGGTGCTCGGGGTCTGCGGCGGCTACCAGATGCTCGGCAGGGAGATCTCGGACCGGGTGGAGTCGAAGGCCGGGGACGTGCCCGGGCTGGGGCTGCTGCCGCTGCGGTTCGACTTCGCCCGGGAGAAGACGCTGGCCCGGCCGAGCGGCACGGTGGACGGGCGGCCGGTGCTGGGCTACGAGATCCACCACGGGGTGGCGGAGGTTGAGGGCGGGGAGCCGTTCATCGTGGACCCCCGCCACGGCCGTCCCGAGGACGGTTGCCGGGTGGGCTCGGTCTGGGGCACCACCTGGCACGGGCTGCTGGAGAACGACGGGTTCCGGCGGGACTGGCTGCGGCAGGCGGCGTCCGCCGCGGGCCGGGACTTCAGGCCGGCCCCCGACGTCTCCTTCGCGGCCCGCCGCGAGGAGCAACTCGACCGGCTCGGCGATCTGGTCGGGGAGCACATGGACACCAAGGCGCTGCTGCGCCTGATCGAGGACGGCGTGCCGCGCGGACTGCCGTTCGTACCGCCGGGGGCACCGGCGTGA
- the cobO gene encoding cob(I)yrinic acid a,c-diamide adenosyltransferase has translation MPQGQPTTVPEDGLTTRQRRTLPVLAVHTGPGKGKSTAAFGLALRAWNQGWPIGVFQFVKSAKWKVGEEHALRVLGASGEGGTVDWHKMGEGWSWVQRRIEDSEQAAVEGWAQVKRDLAAETYRLYVLDEFTYPMHWGWIDTQEVLEVLAARPGSQHVVITGRNAPQPLVDAADLVTEMTKVKHPMDAGRKGQRGIEW, from the coding sequence ATGCCGCAGGGACAGCCGACCACCGTCCCCGAGGACGGGCTGACCACCCGTCAGCGCCGCACCCTCCCCGTGCTGGCCGTCCACACCGGCCCCGGCAAGGGGAAGTCCACCGCCGCCTTCGGGCTCGCCCTGCGGGCCTGGAACCAGGGCTGGCCGATCGGGGTCTTCCAGTTCGTCAAGTCCGCCAAGTGGAAGGTCGGCGAGGAGCACGCGCTGCGGGTGCTGGGCGCCAGCGGCGAGGGCGGCACGGTGGACTGGCACAAGATGGGCGAGGGCTGGTCCTGGGTCCAGCGGAGGATCGAGGACAGCGAGCAGGCCGCGGTGGAGGGCTGGGCGCAGGTCAAGCGCGATCTGGCCGCCGAGACCTACCGCCTCTACGTGCTGGACGAGTTCACCTACCCCATGCACTGGGGCTGGATCGACACCCAGGAGGTGCTGGAGGTGCTGGCCGCCCGCCCCGGCAGCCAGCATGTGGTGATCACCGGGCGGAACGCCCCGCAGCCGCTGGTCGACGCGGCCGACCTGGTCACCGAGATGACCAAGGTCAAGCACCCGATGGACGCCGGCCGCAAGGGCCAGCGCGGGATCGAGTGGTAG